GTAAGTAAACTAGTTTTATTAATTCTAGTAACATAACAAGAACAACATGCTGGATATAAAGCTTTTATTAATACTACTTGTATATCATTTTTGTGTCAATAACTAGTATACTTAAAGAATTCATAAAACAAACACAACAAAAAGTAACATGAACAAGAACGTCATTCAAAATTAATGTAATGTACTTACAGAATTCATATTAGCAGTTTGTTTGTACAATTTATTTGCTGTTCTTTTAGTTTAATGAATTCCTGCAAATTAAAATCAAAGATAACGTAATTAAAATACTGAAGATTGAAATCAAAATTGAATTAGAATCGAACATGCATATAAAAAGTAAATCAAACAATTCGATTGAGGAACTCACCAGACATCTTACTTCTTGTACGATTTAGAAATTAGGTTATACAAATTGAATGGATTGGGTTTTGTTGCAGATTGAACAATTACAGGGTCTTGTTATATCTATTAGGGTTCAAAGAATGTCGATGGTGATCGACGAGTAATTGGGATTTGGAAGTTGGGAATTGGGGTTCAAGTACAGAATGTCGATGAGTAATGTCGATGGTGATACAAATGAATTATGTTATTAATTAAATACAGAtgataataattaaatacttataaattatgatattatacttacttatgttattatatatatatatatatatatatatatatatatatatatatatacttatatttataaattataataataattaaatacatCATAGTTGTTGATTAATTTGTATTAATCCtttaattttctgatttttatacagatggatCGGATTGATCGGACTAAATGGATGTACGACATAGGATGGACTAGCACCGACTATCTGAAACGGCTTGATGAATTTATAACCATTGCAGAGACTGATCAATTAAATAAAGGAAGCAATGTAATCATTTTTCCTTGTAAAAAATGTATGAATGGGAAGTCCTTCAAGGATTCTACCGATATCAGAAATCATCTTATAATAAACGGATTTATGAGAGGGTACACGTGTTGGTCTTATCACGGTGAATCATTAACCGATCATAACCCAGGCTCTTCAGATTCCAATCAATTAAACGAAGAAGATTCATacattagtgataatgataattttgAGGCCATGTTTGAGGATATTGAGGATAATGTTAACAAAAAGTATCATGAGAAATTTGAACAACTTAAAGTTGACTCTGAAAAACCGTTATACAATGGTTGTACGAAATTTTCAAAACTTTCTGCCGTGATAAAACTGTTAAATCTAAAAGCAAACAATGGTTGGAGTGACACAAGTTTCACTAGCTTGTTAGAGTTGTTGCATAAAATGCTCCCCGAAGATAATGAGTTGCCGGTTTCAACATACTATGCCAAGAAATTGATGTGCCCGATAGGATTGGAAATACAAAGAATACATGCATGTCCGAATGATTGTATGCTATACAGGAATGAAAATGAAAACCTTCATGAGTGTAAGGTATGTAGTACATCTaggtataaatgtggaaaaccaactGACGAAGACAGTGACGAAAATGGACCTCCTGTAAAAGTATTGTGGTATTTCCCTATCATACAAAGATTGAAGAGGTTATTTGCGAATGCCAAAACTGCAAAATTATTACGTTGGCATGTGGAAGAGCGTAAAAAGGATGGAAAAATAAGACATGTGGCCGATTCAGTTCAATGGAGAACTATTGATAACGAATTTGAAGACTTTGGGAATGAGATACGAAATATTAGGTTGGGACTTAGTTCAGATGGAATGAATCCTTTCAGAGATTTGAGTAGCGGTCATAGCACGTGGCCTATTTTGTTATGCATTTACAACCTTCCATCTTGGCTATGTATGAAACGAAAACACATAATGCTATCCCTTTTAATTCAAGGCCCAAAACACCCTGGAAACGACATTGATGTTTATTTGGCACCGTTGATTGATGACTTAAAGTTACTATAGGATAC
The window above is part of the Rutidosis leptorrhynchoides isolate AG116_Rl617_1_P2 chromosome 1, CSIRO_AGI_Rlap_v1, whole genome shotgun sequence genome. Proteins encoded here:
- the LOC139839966 gene encoding uncharacterized protein, giving the protein MDRIDRTKWMYDIGWTSTDYLKRLDEFITIAETDQLNKGSNVIIFPCKKCMNGKSFKDSTDIRNHLIINGFMRGYTCWSYHGESLTDHNPGSSDSNQLNEEDSYISDNDNFEAMFEDIEDNVNKKYHEKFEQLKVDSEKPLYNGCTKFSKLSAVIKLLNLKANNGWSDTSFTSLLELLHKMLPEDNELPVSTYYAKKLMCPIGLEIQRIHACPNDCMLYRNENENLHECKVCSTSRYKCGKPTDEDSDENGPPVKVLWYFPIIQRLKRLFANAKTAKLLRWHVEERKKDGKIRHVADSVQWRTIDNEFEDFGNEIRNIRLGLSSDGMNPFRDLSSGHSTWPILLCIYNLPSWLCMKRKHIMLSLLIQGPKHPGNDIDVYLAPLIDDLKLL